The following coding sequences lie in one Heyndrickxia oleronia genomic window:
- a CDS encoding bifunctional diguanylate cyclase/phosphodiesterase, translated as MATSFQLIYENEGQLIKFINDHELAQYPTLLIQAYVSQMEGQELDTLRNTLLKHLPKAKLIGGNSRGEIIDGRVSERKPILTFTVFDKTNIHSNLFTIQEDTNGFQLGQTIVKELVNSETKVLIVLASHHYSLLNDVLSGIYEWSPDIHIVGGVMAEEASHHSFIVTQQGITSHGIAVASLDNQNLYVKTMVNADWQEIGSTFTVTKSKNQRIYEIDGKKPVQVLKTYLGQGFINRLPYSGLEFPLLIHRNGKKKEFFIKRIVDFGGIQVSDPIFEGEEITFAIPNIESQVNSSIKQLKNLKLQKIDSVFVFHSITRMKGIEGLTQFELKSLAMNAPVSGVFCNGEIAKRQGGFPQIFSHSMSYLAFSEAKEKSKMVPDLHYHMPDYAHTFVTLSNLINASSQDIKALNNEMKISEEQYRSLFNNNTDMIYSTDLRGNFTSMNPVFLKNLGYAQEELLGKSALKLVQEADVNRIKRHFHRTIDGKPQYYDIEIYTKNGKASYYHIKNIPITVNNECVGIYGIGRDITENLEFERKITQLANYDEETGLPNRNKFKEIIDRMLERAKKKKRTLAVLFVDFNRFNMINDALGHDAGDLFLKEMAVRIKNCLLTGAYVGRFGSDKFTILLTKNSSPEYVTSMCKLLLEAIQLPFKFQDKEFFITASIGVSMYPYDGYDSDILMKNADIALNRAKLQGGNEWIFFSDEMNDETIKRLELESDLRRALKNNELYLLYQPIVEKGTRKLITCEALIRWQHPQRGIVPPLEFIPIAEETGLIHSIGKWVLKTACKQVVDWHNEGLTDVSISINVSAFQFQNRWFIEEVKNALAYSGLHPNYLHLELTETVMLNDSQKTIEVMKALTNIGVKISIDDFGTGYSSLSYLKNLPIHILKIDRSFIQNLDVNTPDFAIVKSIMTMGHGLGLQVTAEGIETTQQLEILEGMNCDFLQGYFIEKPLFPDQLKEWLNHQHSIMI; from the coding sequence ATGGCAACGTCATTTCAACTAATTTATGAAAATGAAGGGCAATTAATAAAGTTTATTAATGATCATGAGTTAGCACAATATCCAACTTTATTGATACAAGCCTATGTTTCACAAATGGAAGGTCAGGAATTGGACACATTACGAAATACTCTCTTAAAGCATCTTCCGAAAGCAAAATTGATTGGTGGCAATTCCCGTGGAGAAATTATAGATGGTCGGGTTTCAGAGAGAAAGCCAATCCTCACCTTTACTGTTTTTGATAAAACGAATATTCATTCCAATTTATTTACTATCCAAGAAGATACGAATGGGTTTCAGCTTGGACAAACGATTGTGAAAGAACTAGTAAACTCTGAAACAAAGGTATTAATTGTACTCGCAAGTCACCATTATTCTCTTCTAAATGACGTTCTATCAGGTATTTATGAATGGAGTCCAGACATTCATATTGTAGGAGGGGTAATGGCAGAAGAGGCTAGCCATCATTCTTTTATAGTGACACAGCAGGGGATAACTAGTCATGGGATAGCTGTTGCTTCATTAGATAATCAGAACCTTTATGTAAAAACAATGGTTAATGCTGACTGGCAGGAGATTGGAAGTACATTTACTGTTACAAAATCAAAAAATCAACGAATATATGAAATTGATGGGAAAAAGCCAGTACAAGTATTAAAGACTTATTTGGGACAAGGATTTATTAACCGATTGCCATATTCCGGCTTGGAATTTCCGTTACTGATTCATAGAAATGGGAAGAAAAAGGAATTTTTTATTAAAAGAATCGTAGATTTTGGTGGAATCCAGGTAAGTGACCCTATTTTTGAGGGGGAAGAAATAACATTCGCTATTCCAAATATTGAGAGCCAAGTAAATTCATCTATTAAACAACTAAAGAACTTAAAGTTGCAGAAAATTGATTCTGTGTTTGTTTTCCATAGTATCACACGAATGAAAGGGATTGAGGGATTAACACAATTTGAGTTAAAATCCTTAGCTATGAATGCGCCGGTTAGTGGGGTTTTTTGTAATGGAGAAATTGCCAAGCGGCAAGGAGGATTTCCACAAATATTTTCTCATTCAATGTCCTATCTAGCCTTTTCCGAAGCTAAGGAAAAAAGCAAAATGGTACCAGATCTTCATTACCATATGCCTGATTATGCTCATACATTCGTCACTCTATCAAATTTAATCAATGCTTCGTCACAAGATATTAAGGCTCTAAATAATGAGATGAAAATATCAGAAGAACAATATCGTTCATTATTTAATAATAATACAGATATGATTTATTCTACAGACTTAAGAGGGAATTTTACTAGTATGAACCCTGTTTTTCTTAAAAACTTAGGATATGCACAAGAAGAGTTGTTAGGAAAATCTGCGTTAAAATTAGTTCAAGAGGCAGATGTAAATCGAATCAAAAGACATTTTCATCGAACAATTGATGGTAAACCTCAGTATTATGACATTGAAATATATACGAAGAATGGCAAAGCTTCGTATTATCATATAAAAAATATCCCGATAACTGTGAATAATGAATGTGTAGGGATATATGGAATTGGAAGAGACATAACAGAGAACTTGGAATTTGAAAGGAAAATCACACAATTAGCTAATTATGATGAGGAAACAGGGTTACCTAATCGTAATAAATTTAAAGAAATTATTGATCGGATGTTAGAGAGAGCTAAAAAGAAAAAACGGACTTTAGCTGTTCTGTTTGTTGATTTTAATCGGTTTAATATGATTAATGATGCACTTGGACATGATGCTGGCGATCTGTTTTTAAAGGAAATGGCAGTAAGAATAAAAAATTGTCTTTTAACAGGGGCTTATGTAGGAAGATTTGGAAGTGATAAATTCACTATTTTATTAACGAAAAATTCAAGCCCTGAATATGTCACTAGTATGTGTAAATTATTATTAGAAGCCATACAATTACCTTTCAAATTTCAAGATAAGGAGTTCTTTATAACAGCGAGCATTGGAGTTAGTATGTATCCTTATGACGGATATGATAGTGATATATTAATGAAGAATGCTGATATTGCCTTAAATCGAGCAAAGCTCCAAGGCGGGAATGAATGGATTTTCTTTTCTGATGAAATGAATGATGAAACCATTAAACGTTTAGAGCTGGAAAGTGATCTACGGCGTGCTTTGAAAAATAATGAATTATACCTTTTGTACCAGCCAATCGTTGAAAAGGGGACTAGAAAGCTGATAACTTGTGAAGCGCTAATCCGTTGGCAGCATCCTCAAAGAGGAATAGTTCCACCTTTAGAGTTTATTCCAATAGCCGAAGAAACGGGTTTAATCCATTCAATTGGGAAATGGGTATTGAAAACGGCTTGTAAACAGGTTGTAGATTGGCATAATGAAGGATTAACTGATGTAAGTATATCAATAAATGTTTCTGCTTTTCAATTTCAAAACCGATGGTTTATTGAAGAGGTAAAGAATGCACTAGCATATTCAGGACTGCATCCTAACTATCTTCATCTAGAATTAACAGAAACAGTCATGCTAAATGATTCACAAAAAACAATAGAAGTCATGAAAGCACTTACGAATATTGGTGTGAAAATTTCGATTGATGATTTTGGAACTGGTTATTCTTCCTTGAGCTATTTGAAAAATTTGCCGATCCATATTTTAAAGATCGATCGTTCATTTATTCAGAATTTAGATGTAAATACTCCTGATTTTGCCATTGTAAAATCAATTATGACAATGGGACACGGGCTCGGCTTACAAGTTACAGCAGAAGGAATTGAAACAACGCAGCAGCTAGAAATTTTAGAAGGAATGAATTGTGATTTTTTACAAGGCTACTTTATTGAAAAACCGTTATTCCCTGATCAATTAAAGGAATGGTTGAATCATCAACATAGCATAATGATATAA
- a CDS encoding fumarylacetoacetate hydrolase family protein: MKFLSFKINGTEQYGVFDDQSNEIMNLALLAKKDGTLPLTLIEGIKQGDSFISSVNQTIENLGNDRNTYLVNKDMIEWLSPIPHPIKNIMCVGKNYREHAIEMGSEADIPEHVMVFTKATTTVTGHLTTIQAHSEITNQLDYEGELAVVIGKKGKNISEEEALQYVFGYTILNDITARDLQSRHKQFFIGKSLDTSCPIGPWIVHHSAISSPNDLTITTKVNDEIRQNSNTKHFIFSIETIISTLSKGMTLEPGDIIATGTPSGVGKGFNPPKFLKKNDRIDISIEGIGTLTNKVQ; encoded by the coding sequence ATGAAATTTTTAAGTTTTAAGATTAATGGAACAGAGCAATATGGGGTATTTGATGATCAATCTAATGAAATAATGAATCTTGCCTTGTTGGCAAAAAAAGATGGTACCTTACCTTTAACACTAATAGAGGGAATTAAGCAGGGAGATTCCTTTATTAGCTCAGTTAACCAAACAATAGAGAACTTGGGCAATGATAGAAATACATATCTAGTCAATAAGGATATGATCGAATGGCTTTCACCAATTCCACATCCAATAAAAAATATTATGTGTGTAGGCAAGAATTATCGTGAACACGCAATTGAAATGGGAAGTGAAGCAGACATTCCTGAGCATGTAATGGTATTTACAAAGGCAACAACAACAGTCACAGGGCATTTAACTACGATACAAGCCCATTCAGAGATTACGAATCAACTAGACTATGAAGGGGAATTAGCTGTGGTTATCGGCAAAAAAGGGAAAAATATTTCAGAAGAAGAAGCATTGCAATATGTTTTTGGCTATACCATTCTAAATGATATTACTGCAAGGGATTTACAAAGTAGACATAAGCAGTTTTTTATTGGAAAAAGTTTAGATACATCTTGTCCAATTGGACCATGGATTGTTCATCATTCGGCTATTTCTAGTCCCAATGATTTAACAATTACAACGAAAGTCAATGATGAAATTCGTCAAAATTCAAATACAAAACATTTTATTTTTTCCATTGAAACCATTATTTCTACTTTATCCAAAGGGATGACATTAGAACCAGGAGACATCATTGCTACAGGAACACCTTCTGGAGTAGGGAAAGGATTCAATCCACCTAAATTTTTGAAAAAGAACGATCGAATTGATATTAGTATCGAGGGGATTGGAACTTTGACAAATAAAGTACAATAG
- a CDS encoding YisL family protein → MYTTHAHVTTWVIAIILFVIAFALYKSGNTKGSKIVHMILRLFYILVIITGGILFFKFQSTFGPALYGMKLLGGLLVIGMMEMILTRIKKGKGTGLFWLLFIIFFVAVLYLGFVKLRMGLHPFG, encoded by the coding sequence ATGTATACAACACATGCACATGTTACGACATGGGTCATTGCAATCATCTTGTTTGTCATTGCATTTGCACTTTATAAAAGTGGAAATACAAAAGGCTCTAAGATTGTTCACATGATTCTAAGATTATTTTACATATTAGTCATTATCACAGGTGGAATTCTATTCTTTAAATTCCAGTCAACATTTGGTCCTGCACTATACGGAATGAAATTATTAGGTGGTTTACTTGTCATTGGAATGATGGAAATGATTTTAACTCGTATTAAGAAAGGAAAAGGCACAGGTCTTTTCTGGTTATTATTCATCATTTTCTTCGTAGCTGTTCTATATCTAGGATTTGTTAAACTACGTATGGGATTACATCCATTTGGATAA
- a CDS encoding alpha-amylase family glycosyl hydrolase — protein sequence MLKKVLAFCFTLLLLFYSVPVHAAGVEEQDWQDQMIYYLIVDRFNNGDSSNDKNVNALNPLGYQGGDFQGIIDKLDYLEDLGFTTVMLSPIFDNDDKGYDGSRIKDYYKTEEHFGSLKSFKKLVKEVHNRDMKIIIDFPTYQVSPENSLVQDSAKKDWFNGTTKDQLPVLNQENSQVKQYLIDAAKWWVNQTDIDGYFLSDADHFPESFWKEFSSTVKSKKSDLYLLGEVSSNSLIKNHEKAGFDGMMDHNLNQPMRDAFSNINQPIKPVLDIINQHKETYKNANLIGAFYDNPNMKRYTRDMVNNNLFPGTRWKLALTYLYTQPEIPIVYYGTEIAVDGGNAPENRQMMNFRADKELIDYMTMIGEIRQMQPALRRGTMKTIYDKDGMVVFKREYKGKINIVAINNTDKTQIVNISQDKLQDNKELRGLISGGIEREDNGVFKLALDRETSEIYNVVEKTGINYVMIAVLVAIWVAFILFVVTVRKRGKNKKVQ from the coding sequence ATGCTTAAAAAGGTTTTAGCATTCTGCTTTACTCTGCTTCTTCTTTTTTATTCAGTACCAGTTCATGCGGCGGGTGTAGAAGAGCAAGATTGGCAGGATCAAATGATATATTATTTAATCGTTGATCGATTTAATAATGGGGATTCTAGTAATGATAAAAACGTAAATGCATTGAACCCATTAGGGTATCAAGGTGGTGACTTTCAAGGAATTATCGACAAATTAGATTACCTGGAGGATCTAGGTTTTACAACTGTCATGCTTTCACCCATTTTCGATAATGATGATAAAGGGTACGATGGTTCACGAATTAAAGACTATTATAAGACAGAAGAGCATTTTGGTTCATTAAAATCATTTAAGAAGCTAGTTAAAGAAGTACATAATCGTGATATGAAAATAATAATTGATTTTCCAACTTATCAAGTAAGCCCGGAAAATTCACTTGTCCAAGATTCGGCTAAAAAGGACTGGTTTAATGGAACAACAAAAGATCAATTGCCTGTATTGAATCAGGAAAATTCTCAAGTGAAACAGTATTTAATTGATGCAGCTAAATGGTGGGTTAATCAAACAGATATAGATGGATATTTTCTAAGTGACGCTGATCATTTTCCGGAATCATTTTGGAAGGAATTCTCTTCAACTGTAAAATCAAAAAAGAGTGATTTATATTTACTGGGAGAAGTTAGTTCAAATTCGTTAATTAAAAATCATGAAAAAGCAGGCTTTGACGGAATGATGGATCATAACTTAAATCAACCGATGCGTGATGCTTTTTCCAATATTAATCAGCCAATTAAGCCAGTACTTGATATCATAAATCAACATAAAGAAACATATAAAAATGCAAATTTGATCGGTGCTTTTTATGATAATCCAAATATGAAGCGATATACACGGGATATGGTTAATAATAATCTTTTTCCTGGTACAAGATGGAAGCTGGCATTGACCTATTTATATACACAGCCTGAAATACCAATCGTTTATTATGGAACAGAGATTGCTGTCGATGGTGGTAATGCTCCAGAAAATCGCCAAATGATGAATTTTCGCGCGGATAAAGAATTAATCGATTACATGACAATGATTGGGGAAATTCGTCAGATGCAACCAGCCCTTAGAAGGGGAACGATGAAAACCATTTATGATAAAGATGGAATGGTGGTTTTTAAAAGAGAATACAAAGGCAAAATCAATATTGTTGCAATCAATAATACGGATAAAACTCAAATAGTCAACATTTCGCAAGATAAATTACAAGATAATAAGGAATTAAGAGGATTAATTAGTGGGGGAATTGAAAGAGAAGATAATGGTGTTTTCAAGCTTGCATTAGACAGGGAAACATCCGAAATCTACAATGTTGTAGAGAAAACAGGTATTAACTACGTAATGATTGCCGTCCTTGTTGCTATCTGGGTCGCATTTATACTATTTGTCGTTACTGTCCGTAAACGCGGAAAGAACAAAAAAGTACAATAA
- a CDS encoding SDR family oxidoreductase, whose amino-acid sequence MSNQQSKKTLPKQHQTQQPGVETEMNPIPKSINPGYKGSGKLSGKTAIITGGDSGIGKAVAIYFAKEGADIAICYLNEDQDAQNTKELVEKEGKKCLLIQGDLGDETHCKTAIKQVIEQFGKIDILVNNAAEQHPQQSILNITKEQLLRTFQTNIFSYFFMVQAALPHLKNGSSIINTASITAYGGNKQLIDYSSTKGAVVSFTRSLSLSLIGNGIRVNGVAPGPIWTPLIPSTFSSEQVEHFGADVPMSRPGQPFELAPAYVYLASDDSSYVSGQIIHVNGGTIING is encoded by the coding sequence ATGTCTAATCAACAATCAAAAAAAACATTACCAAAACAACATCAAACACAGCAACCTGGTGTAGAAACAGAAATGAACCCAATCCCTAAATCAATCAATCCAGGTTATAAAGGTAGTGGAAAACTTTCGGGAAAAACAGCGATTATTACAGGAGGAGATAGTGGAATTGGTAAAGCTGTTGCTATCTATTTCGCTAAAGAAGGCGCTGATATTGCCATTTGTTATTTAAATGAAGATCAAGATGCACAAAATACTAAAGAATTAGTTGAAAAAGAGGGGAAAAAGTGCTTATTAATTCAGGGAGATTTAGGAGATGAAACGCACTGCAAAACTGCTATTAAACAAGTAATTGAACAGTTTGGAAAGATAGATATACTAGTTAATAACGCTGCAGAACAGCATCCACAACAAAGTATTTTAAATATTACTAAGGAACAATTATTGAGGACGTTCCAAACGAATATTTTTTCTTATTTTTTCATGGTACAAGCTGCCCTTCCACACTTAAAAAATGGGAGTAGTATTATTAATACTGCTTCGATTACAGCATATGGAGGAAATAAACAATTGATTGATTATTCCTCTACGAAAGGAGCAGTCGTCTCTTTTACAAGATCACTATCACTTTCTCTTATAGGTAATGGAATTCGAGTGAATGGTGTCGCACCAGGTCCTATTTGGACACCACTTATTCCATCAACATTTTCCTCTGAACAGGTAGAACATTTTGGAGCGGATGTACCAATGAGTAGACCGGGACAACCATTTGAACTTGCCCCAGCATATGTATATTTAGCATCCGATGATTCTAGCTATGTTTCAGGTCAGATTATTCATGTGAATGGTGGTACGATCATAAATGGTTAG
- a CDS encoding DUF2777 family protein, whose product MGQLQRMQLIEHQSRAFLEGVIENINDQWVFFDYETDEAMMLEHYIDQEIEIYFQHKWIKGILEEDGRLNHKNETIFLLDKMKVRMRKQIVFSLQMLLDEFDDDVFLQFLSTLNTLDFSIYDCIFCHNHLSFLDNLDKKQGVNILIFDNEESVVAVQHHFIYENEKQDRFEFTLSTGKRVVIDKMLK is encoded by the coding sequence ATGGGACAATTACAAAGAATGCAGCTTATAGAGCATCAATCAAGGGCCTTTTTAGAAGGGGTGATTGAGAATATTAATGATCAATGGGTATTTTTTGATTATGAGACTGATGAAGCGATGATGCTTGAACACTATATCGATCAAGAAATTGAAATCTATTTTCAGCATAAATGGATTAAAGGAATATTAGAAGAAGATGGTCGTCTCAATCATAAAAATGAAACGATTTTTCTATTGGATAAAATGAAGGTAAGAATGAGAAAGCAGATCGTTTTTTCACTGCAAATGTTATTGGATGAGTTTGATGATGATGTATTTTTACAGTTTCTTTCCACGCTAAACACATTGGATTTTTCCATTTATGATTGTATTTTTTGTCATAATCATCTTTCATTTTTAGATAATCTTGATAAAAAACAAGGGGTAAATATTCTTATTTTTGATAATGAAGAATCTGTTGTTGCGGTTCAACACCATTTTATTTATGAAAATGAAAAACAAGATCGATTTGAATTCACTTTGAGTACAGGTAAAAGAGTGGTTATTGATAAAATGTTAAAATAA